A part of Carassius carassius chromosome 4, fCarCar2.1, whole genome shotgun sequence genomic DNA contains:
- the LOC132139504 gene encoding insulin gene enhancer protein isl-1, with the protein MGDMGDPPKKKRLLSLCVGCGNQIHDQYILRVSPDLEWHAACLKCAECNQYLDESCTCFVRDGKTYCKRDYIRLYGIKCAKCNIGFSKNDFVMRARSKVYHIECFRCVACSRQLIPGDEFALREDGLFCRADHDVVERATMGAGDPLSPLHPARPLQMAAEPISARQPALRPHVHKQPEKTTRVRTVLNEKQLHTLRTCYNANPRPDALMKEQLVEMTGLSPRVIRVWFQNKRCKDKKRSILMKQLQQQQPNDKTNIQGMTGTPMVASSPERHDGGLQANQVEVQSYQPPWKVLSDFALQSDIDQPAFQQLVNFSEGGPGSNSTGSEVASMSSQLPDTPNSMVASPIEA; encoded by the exons ATGGGAGACATGGGGGACCCACCAAAAA AAAAGCGTCTATTGTCGTTGTGTGTCGGCTGTGGAAATCAAATCCATGATCAGTATATTCTGCGCGTGTCCCCAGACCTGGAGTGGCACGCGGCGTGTTTGAAATGTGCTGAATGTAACCAGTATCTGGACGAGTCCTGTACGTGTTTTGTGAGAGACGGAAAAACTTACTGTAAACGGGACTACATCAG GTTATACGGGATCAAATGTGCGAAATGCAACATTGGTTTCAGCAAGAATGACTTCGTGATGAGAGCGCGCTCGAAGGTTTATCATATCGAGTGTTTCAGATGTGTTGCTTGTAGTCGGCAGCTCATCCCAGGAGATGAGTTCGCTCTGCGGGAAGACGGGCTCTTTTGCAGGGCCGACCATGACGTGGTGGAGCGGGCAACAATGGGTGCTGGTGACCCGTTAAGCCCATTACATCCGGCGAGACCTTTACAAATGGCAG CGGAGCCCATTTCAGCACGTCAGCCTGCGCTTCGACCTCATGTGCACAAGCAACCTGAGAAAACAACACGCGTCCGGACAGTCCTCAACGAAAAACAGCTCCATACCTTGAGGACTTGTTACAATGCCAACCCTCGACCTGACGCCCTCATGAAAGAGCAGCTCGTTGAGATGACGGGTCTCAGCCCGAGAGTCATCAGGGTTTGGTTTCAAAACAAGCGCTGCAAGGACAAAAAGAGGAGCATACTGATGAAACAACTCCAGCAGCAGCAACCCAACGACAAAACG AACATCCAGGGGATGACGGGGACTCCAATGGTGGCGAGCAGTCCAGAGAGACACGACGGTGGTTTGCAGGCAAACCAAGTGGAGGTGCAGAGTTACCAACCGCCTTGGAAAGTCCTGAGTGACTTCGCACTGCAGAGTGACATCGACCAGCCTGCTTTCCAACAACTG GTGAATTTTTCCGAAGGAGGGCCAGGCTCGAACTCCACGGGGAGCGAGGTGGCCTCAATGTCCTCGCAACTGCCTGATACACCAAACAGCATGGTAGCGAGTCCTATAGAGGCCTAG